The genome window ATGATTTGCAGTATACTCGGATGGCAAGGTTTGCATCTCTATTCTTCACCCTCCAGGTGATGATCCAAACGGTTATGAGCTTGCTAGTGAGCGTTGGTCTCCTGTCCACACGGTATGAACCATTTCTTTCATTCTCATTATTCTGCTTGTCTCTAGGTATTGTTTCGAGATGGTGTTGTGTCTTGTATGGCCATTTTTATGTTCTACACTTGATGTAGAAAGCATAGTCTCCTGTGTCTTTACCTCGTTTTCACTCTGACTATTTTGTTCCCATAGACTACGAATCATCACTTATTTGAAGTAGACTACAAATTCACGCAAAATGGAAAATTAGGGTGGAatattgattcatccaaaatgGAAATGTCAAATGTGAATATTCACTACATACAAAGGAACGGGTGTTTAACAGTCCATAGCAAACAATTAGTTTGGTTAGTGCTTAGGCATTTTAGTTTTGGCCATACTTCATTGTTGTATTGTCAAAATCATTTGTAAATACCATAAATCGGAATAGGTTTAGTAACTTATTTCACCTTATCCCCTACTTGTTCCTTCAATATTCAACTCTGTTAGGAAAAACACTCTTTTAAGTTCGATAATGAATTGAAACGTAGACTAAATGGAGCCTTTGTGATTTTGGAACTCAACATGTACATTTTGTATGTTACTTTTGGACTTTCGGTTATATGGTTTAGTATGCACAACACATTTTGAAAGCCAAGGGTCTCATAAACATGATGTACTTCTCCTATTATTCTTAGTACTTCTCATTTGGTTTCAAAGAGTTATTTCATTCTCTCGTTTAATTAAAAACCTCGTATTCGTTTCTTGCTGCAAATGTATATTTCCTATGTAATCTACTTTGACTGTGAGGGCTGCACTATACAGGTGGAGAGTATCGTTCTAAGCATCATATCAATGCTTTCAAGTCCTAACGACGAGTCACCTGCAAACGTGGAAGCTGCTGTAAGTATTCTTTATACCATTCTGTCTTTCCCGTCTCAATGTGAAGAGAACACCAAAATTTCGGAAATTATGAATGTGAATATCAGTCTCAAACTAACGAATATTCTAGCCTAGACCAAGGAACACCACTCTGTACAGATAGTGAACACAATCTGTACACATCAATCCACTTCACAACTAAACTGCAAAAGATTCATGATACAATAATGTCGGGATTTATAACATAAACCCGAGGTGACAGGAGATAGTCGGTAGTAGCTAGCTAGTAAGAGGAAACTGGGAAAAGATCTCGAGTTTCTTTCACTTTTGTATACCGTTCTTACCCTTCTGTCGTTGACTGTGAATTGCAGAAAGAATGGAGGGAAAACCGGGATGAATTCAGGAAAAAGGTGAGCCGATGTGTAAGGCGGTCACAAGAAATGATGTAAGCTAGAGTGTGCTGGGATTGATTGATGGAGGAAGCAAAGTACTAGTCTTGTGTTCTTTATGGCTTAGTGAGGAAGTGGGAAGggattctctctctttttggctgTGGGATTGGTCATAAATTCTGTGTCGAccctcttcttctcttcttctttttgtcaTCTTTAACAGTTTGTTAACTTCTAAAGGTGatttttatcattttctcattaatatcaaatttatttgcAATCTTGTGTGGCTTCAGGTTTTGACTCCTCcactgtttatttatttatttattctttttatcatttatatattaatataataattatatattattatattaatatattaatgataaaaataaaaaatacggagtataatttataaaaaaaactagTCTGTTAGTATgatatatgaattataaaacaaattaaaacatatacacatatagCAACAATTTGGttagttaaaaattatttactattcggccaatcaaaattattttggttaaaaaatatttaattaaaatttattggtGTAATTTATTACTCTCTCTGTCACATTTTACGTGTCTATTTATTATTCAGTGATCAAACTAACTATTCCACGTAATAATTTGTCCACACCCCCACTCCATCCATTCCCTTGTGTATATGTATAAAGCTAGCTTCACTCTAAGTAACATCTTTTAACATATTTACGTACCACACATATATCTATACTTCGTAAATATAGATTAATTTAGCATAATGCACTAAatcattaatatttatatttcatatgCATAATTAATTTAACTAATTTTGGTTGAACCAATTCGAGGAtaactcttttaaaaattatactccgtaataattactacatacatataatttaaaggaaaatattatatatgctttcattttatatttttaatttttatttaaagaaaaatattatatatgctctcattttatattctcaatttttgtttttacatataaaatacatttgTATTGAGAtgcacataaaaaaaaatgagatatCAATATCCGTTACATAAAGGGAGTAAAATTTAGAGAATAAAATTTGAAGTTTCATGAATTGAAATCTAATTTAAACTCTAGTCATCATATTTAAAGCAATCAGTTTCAACCCAGTTGAATCAACACTTTCGATAAAGCAACattcattttcaaaatggttagattttggaaagaagacttTTCCCGGTCTTCTTCTTCCCTTGTCTGATAGCTACTAATCCCTAAACCTGCTGGGCATCCTCCTCTCCCTTTCTATCATGCTCGTTCTGGATTCTTCTAGCCGTTTTCCAATTTCTCAGGGGTAAAATCGGAAGAGAATGAGGTCACCTCAGCCGATGCTTCTGAACATCGGCCTCAACACCCCTTCGCCGCGGCCTAGAATCCAGTCGCCGTTCCAATCCACCGTCCACGTGCAGAAGCTCCGCCGCGTCAACGTTCTGATCCTCATCCTCCGATTCCTCGCCTTTTGCTTCTCCCTCGCCGCCGCCATTTTCATGTTTACGAATTTTCGGGACTCCGGCTCGAAATGGCAACACTACGATGCCTTCAGGTGTTCTATTCGATTTTGTTCGTAATTTGGTGAACTTGAATTAAACtgaagtttgtttgttttgttggCGTAGATTTGTAGCCTTTGCAAATGCGATTGTTGCTGTATACTCGCTCCTCCAAGTCGGAGCTTCCGTTTGGGAGGTTTCGAGAGGCACCACCGTTTTCACCGAAATCGTCCAGGTCTGGTTCGACTTCTGCCTCGATCAGGTTCGCTTCTCAGTTCTCAAAGCCTATTCAATTCTGTTTTCCGATTACGTGAACTAAGCAGCGCCGCGgcgttgtttttcttcttcttaggTTTTCGCTTATCTATTACTGTCAATTGACGCCGCCGGAGCGGCGTTCGCCCGGACGATGAAGGATGCGGGGACCTGCGCAGCCGATAACGCCTTCTGCGTGCAGTCATACATCTCGATCGCTCTGGGATTTGCCGGGTTCGTATTTTTGGGTTCGTCTTCCTTGCTTTCGGGTTTCCGGGTTGTCTGTTTCGTAATCAACGGCTCTCGGTTTCGTCTCTAAAAACGGACGGTTTTCACATTTCACCCGTTTGTTTGGGCTTTGATTTGGGTCTGTGGCCTAGATTTTATGTAATTTACTAacttatttcaattttagtttagGCCGGCCcttttagaattaattttatCTAGTCCAgtgtgtgatttttttaaaatttttttaatgatgtgttATTGTTAGTTCTAtttaatatattctttcctgACATTTGTAGTTATTCGTTTTTAAACGTAAACGGCAAAActactacggagtatttctGTAGTAAAAACTACAAATGTTATAATATTTGATAATAAGTTAATGAAATTGAGATATAACACCCTCATGACCATTTATGAGAGATGATTAGAGCATTGGATAATCCCAACCAAATTAGTCGGAAAGttaatatagtaattataatattttaagtatGATTTTTTACGGGGACGGTCTTAATAGTGTAAATGATACTGAGGTTACAATTACGCTACGACTATGTATGTTGTGAACTAGTAAAAAAAGACACTTAGTTGGTCAGTTGGTCGGTCTACTGTGTAAGAACAAATCGAGGTTTTGATGTATTACAAGTAATGAGTGATTATAAATGAGTAggttacaatgtagtaaatGTTACAAGTGGTGTGTTGTTGTAATGAGATGAATATGACAAGCGAACTGGACTCTCCTATTTATATTAAGTAAGTTGGTTGAGCATTAAATGCTCCATATGTAAGTGAATTGATGTGGCATGCTCTTGTTAGCTCAGTGGAGCAGTCGATCTACAACTACGTGTAGGTTGATTGCTTCGAGACAACAGAGCCATCATTTCTACAAGTTGTCCGCCGCTGCTCCTGCAAGTGCAATTTGCAAGTGAGTTTCCTTTACTTGAAGTATAAGCTAAATCTTTTCAACTTACAAAGTGCTTTGTAGTCCGATCGGGTGGCACAACTCACCAGGCGTAAGTGAGTAACGCAGTAGACCGGCCAGGTGGCCTTGAAGGATTGAACGAGTGGCGCTCTGCACGAATCCTATGGATGGAGTGAATCTGGACTGACCGGgtgatccttggtgtatttacCCATGAAGATTCGAAATTTTTGAGAAAGtattgaacatatattataaatCCTTCAACTTTTTTGAATTGtaccaacaaattattatacaCTATTGAAGTTTATCTATTATCaccaaccaaaaaataaaagatatatatgaaaaattgagGTTTATCTATTGTCaccaaccaaaaaataaaagatatatatgaaaaattcgACCAAAAAATTCTTGTAATCGTGATGAGTAAAGAATGGAAAAGCGTGCATTGATTAATACGGAGTACCTTTCTTTCTTGATGAAACAATTCCCTGATTCTGTCTTCTCCAAAACCTAATGGGtggatgaagaattgaagaagattcATCAGTATCTTCTAGGAGGATCACCGCGATGAAACGTGGACCGGCGCGTAGGAGAAACACGTGCATTTTCCCTCCATCAACCGTCGCTTTCATCGATCAACAATCGCCTCCCCCACAAGCCAAGTATAGCAATTATATCGGAAAGGAAGCTAACGCCGCTGACTtctcctctctcctctctcctcttTTAAACCCTAGCAAGCATACAGCTCCCAATCAAAACGTTTTTGTTTCACGAATCAGAAAACCGGAAGGGGaaaaaaatcattcaaaagATTGCAAATACGCGGCTGGAGGTTGTTGGAAAAGGTAATGATTCGAGTTTATTGTAATTCTACTGAATTTTAGTTGTTGTTGAAATAATAGAATTTCTATTTCAGCTTTTTTACGATGAATTATATGTGCAGTGATATTATGTAATGCCAATTTTTGAATGAAGTGACGGAATCCTCGACCTATAAGGATTTGTTAAGCTTTTGTTGATAAGCATTTTAATGGACGGAGAAATGGGAGACGACTCGGCTGAATCGCACTCACACCCAACACAAATGTCGAATGCAAGGATTTTGAGCAGTAAAAATAAGTTACCGAGAAGTTATTTAGTTGCTACGGCCTCTGAGCACTTCACAGCAAAGGCTCTGAACTGTATTACATCGGTGAAGAAATGTGTGCGTTCTAGTGGAGCTGTGGGTAATGTTGTTGAGTTTTTAATTACCACTGCTGCACTTGAAATTGTGAGGAGGTTCTCCAGGTCAAAGTGTCCTCTCATTTGGCAAGGTCTTCAGGCATTACAAGTTATATGTTATCCGCCATTTAAGTGGTTGCAGAGATGGTTTCCTTTCAAGCCTCTGGCCAAAGAAATGCGGGTTGGTTTCGCATCCTAGTTTATATACCTCCCATAaatctttttttctcttttggtTATGTGTCCTTCCTCCATTTAGTAGATTAAGACAGGGAACAGGGAAGTTATGCATTTAGATATTCACTTACCATTTCCATAACTACTGCTCAATAGAGTTCACATAGTTTGATGCATGTATGAATCAGGGcgtttatatatgtttttaatttttaatcagGTTGTTTGGAACTGTGATGAAATTTTCTTTATCAACCTAAAGATTCATCTATTCTTGTATTTGGTTTtgtgtaaaaactaaaaagaggTTGAAATTGGATTTTGTCTAGTATTTCCATTCACAATTGAAGTGGTTGGTTATCTATTTGTATTTTTGCAGTTAAATCCTCATCCAAgatatgtttaatttgttaaaaccatatatatatatactgtataaaATAGCTAAGGCCATCAATTTCTATTCTAAATTGTTTGGGTATTGCAGAAGGTAAATTAAGAAGCTGTGCTACCAATAAGATATCCTAAATGAATATGGAGTATCTGATCTCATCGTCTGAGCTTAACCTGACATTTGTGATTCATCTTTCCTGTATATGTTTTCTGTCTTTGGAACTTTCACTGTAGTAAAGTCCTGTTCATTTTGCTAGAAAATCTCTGGGCCGATGTTGTGTCTTTCAATTGCAACAGTTTTCTCCGATGACTCTTCACCCGAAGAAGACCCATCATACAATTCTAATGTTTCTCAAACGCCTGAATCTCAAGGACCAGATGCTTGCCAATCTGAAAGGTGGTTGCTTGACCTCCATAACAAGCTCAGAATGGAAGATATTACTCTACCAGAAAGGTGAAGAAAACTCCTGATTTGTGGTCTTTTATGTTGGATGTGGAAAAGCAATTTTTGACATGATTTTTTAACTTATTTCATTGGCTACATGGGCAAACAGCTATAACCTTAACAGATGAATGATAGGCTGTTTGTCATGTAAATAGTTCTTTTTTGGGGGTGATGTAAATAGGTTTTATTTTCATTCAATCTTGCCAAAAATGATAggtcattttatttttcaatactATAAAACCATTCAGTTGGTTTttatgcacacacacacacacacacacacacacacatgtatatgtatatcatATCTCATCGTGTTCTGCACTGCCATGGTGCTGACTTGACAGGCTTAATGATGATGAAATCCGTCGCTTTTATGCTTCTACGAAAGGTGATTTTCAAAGGACACTGTCATTGGTCAAGAAGACAGTTCAGTGGAGGCAGAGTTACACTTTTCTATCACCACAACAGTTACAGGCATGGTCTCATTTGGTCTTCTGGCATGGATATGATTTAAAGAAACGTCCTTGTCTTATCATTCGACTGGGACTTGCTTGCTCCAACCTCAGAGCTAGTGAGAGAGACttttttgcaaaagtaattggTAATTTTTTCTTACTAATAATTTGTACCCTAGTGGAAAATGATGAACTGCATTGCATATTCTAAACTCAATGACTAACAAAATTTGATGTTTGTACCTGCTTGAAGCCTGctcaatttttaaatatggCAAACAAAATAGTATTGTGTATTTTGTAAACAATGGTAATTGCTTGAAGTCTGCTCAATATTTGAGTTTGGCTGTAGTGTAGATTAGACAAAATCTGAATTTGGATGCAATTAGGTCCGGAAATTTATGTCATTAGATAAGTTCATAGTATTCAGTAGCTTTGAAGTTTGCTTAACTCATCTTTTGGTTATGTGGAATGCAAGTAAAAAAGGCATTTGCAAAATGAGTTGGAGATATCATTTAAGAAGCCCTAAGCTGGCTAAGCTTTAGGATTCTCAATTATATAATGAAACAGAGTTGGGATGAGAAAAATCTCTCTAGTTGTGTTATTAAATCCTAGAGTAAAACAGATGCTTGGAAAATTGACAATTCAGTGTCTATTAAGCATCTTGCATGAGATCATGGTATTTATGTATAAATTCTTCTGCTATCTGGTGTCAAATAAAATCTGTACTCAAGTTATTTCTTGATTCTTCAGTTTCCCAGATAGAACATGGTGTTGTGAGCTTCATTGATGATGAGCATCCTCAGATTGTGGTGTTAATGGACTGTGAAGGATTGTCGCCTTTTGGATTCCCTGTACAGATGATGAGATCTTGTGCTACACTTCTGCAAGACCATTACCCAAACTGTCTTGGTTTGTTGATTGTTGTACGGATCCCTCATGTTGCTCAAGTGGTAATGCAGACTTTATTCCAGGTAAACTTTGTCTGTAAATCTTTGTAGcctttcctttcttcttcccTAAAAATGAAAAGCATATTTCCTCTGTGTAATTGTGAACACACATTGGTATCATTATTGGCAACTCTCCAACTCTTGGCATGTTGGCATCTTATTGCCTATATTGGGATACTCAAGTGTTGGCTCATGATTTGCTCATGCTTATCTACATTGGATCGTATACTTTCAGGACGGAATCCAGAGTCCCTTCAATTTCCTAGAATTTCCTAGTTAATGTTTCACCCAAGGATCTCCATATAAACTTGTAGCAGAGGGTGCAAAGAAAATTTTGGAAATGATAAAGATCTCCACATAGTTTTTATGGACATTCAAAATGCTTAAGACAATATAACAAGACAGAGAACGAATAGCTATTAGTATGAGAATTGTAGGAGGTGTTATCTTCGCTACAGCTATTTGAATTAGGGTGTAGTTGACTTGTATCGTTCAAACGCATATTTTACCTGTGTGGGCTAGCAAAAATTAATGTGATTATGCAAAATTTTTATGGATGCAGGTTCTGAGACCATCCACGAGGCAGAAAGTAATGATCTTAGGAAGGAACTATCAAGATTATCTCTCAAACAACCTGGAGTCAGTCCCTTCCTTCCTTGGTGGGAATTGCTCATGCTCAAAATGTTCATCTCATAGCAATACAATCGAAGAAGAAATGCCCTTGGCACCTTCCACCGCGCATCAAACAAATGACAACACCCCCGAAATTCATcattattccctttcaattatGAATCCTACGAAGAAACCGTTGGTAAAGATTATTGTCATTGGTGTAGTTATGGTGTGGATCTTATTTGCCATCATTTTGGGAACTCACTATTCAGAATGGGTACCTCCTCTCTACTGGAGAAGCCATTCATAAGCATATTCTTTATTAGGTTTCAATATTCTTCTTTATGGGCAGCAGAACAGGTTTATATTATCTTCACTAACAGCTTCAAACTATTACCAGCTAAATATAACTTTCACTCTTCAGCTACATCTTGATCTTGGCAAGTATGGAATTTCTGACTTCCTAAGTTTATATCCCCACAAATGCCACGATTTAATGCCCCTATGTTCTAATTCTGTCTTTAATGACATGAATAGGCCGTAATTGTTAAATGTACCATATTTCGTTCGCACTgaatcaaaatctaattaagTTCGCACTgaatcaaaatctaattaaagGATAAAGTGTTTGCTATATTAATTTTGgggaaaatcgcacttttggtccctcaattgttgcCCGATCTGCAATGTGATCCCCCATTGTCAATTTTAGgcaattgggtccctaataGTCTTAAACCTTAGCCAATGTTGTCCTCCGGTCAGATTTGGCTCTAACCAGTGTTAATACCATGGACATTTAGGTAATTTCGcacctttttttttaaccttGGCTCTGACATGTGTTAACACAGATTTACCCCCaatttcctcttcctcctccgtTGCTTTTTAGATTTGTCACTCATCGAAGGGTGTCCTCAGAGATTCTCACCTCCGGGAGGGGACCAACAAGAACTCACTCCTTCAACTGAATACCCCTTTGGGAAGCTCTTCTCATCGTATCTTGGCCTAATAGTGTGGCTGTTGCAGCAGATGGAGGAATGTTTCGGGGGGAAGGGTTAGTAGTGTCGAGGAGAAGAATATATTCAGCGTAGATTTCTTGAATTATGCTTCCAAGTTCGAGCCAGCCGCCGGTCATTGGCGACCACGGCTGATTTTCAGTGACCAAACGTACACCAATTTCACGTAATCCATTAGATAGATCAAGGATTTAGCAAACAAATAGGGAAAGTCGCCGGAGTAAAGTGTACCTGGTGTCCAGTcatttttaacaatatattttcatgtttataaaataaacccaaagtatatatattaaatgatagccaaattttaattttcggATTATCACTCTCCCTCCCAAGAGTCTTGCGTAGCTACTGCGAACCAGAGGACCAAACTGACGTGCCGTGTGGCGGACTGGCGATGGAGTGAGGACATGCGGCTGACCAGCAGTGGCGTGAGGTCTCAATTGGAAGTAGATTGGTATTCTCTTTTTAATTGGGTCGCAACCGGAAGCAGGTGGCCTGAGGTCGCAACCGGCTGCGGTTGCAGCTACGGCTACGGCCTTTAATCTTCATCATTATCTTATGCATTTAATGCATCCTAATGAGTGAATCTCTTTCTTTCGgttattgttcttttttattcaatttttttctgataaatttttagtttcgatTTATCTGTTTGTCAATTTGTATAAATCTTTGTCTTTTGAGTTGATTCTTGTGTTAATTGTTTCATAAAAGAACCCACATCCAGCATTGTGAAGTTGGTCTAAGCTTGATTTTATCAAATTGTTTTGGAGAATCTTTGAGGACACCCTCCGGTGGGTTAACACAGGTCAGAGCCAAAGGTAAAAAGAAAAGGGGTGTGAAATTACCTAAATGTCCATGGTATTAACACTGGTTAGAGCCAAATATGACCGGAGGACAACATTGGCTAAGGTTTAAGACtattagggacccaattgcctaaaattgacaatgaggGATCACATTGCAGATCGGacaacaattgagggaccaaaagtgcgattttcccTTAATTTTGTTACGAGAGGGTATTTTGAACTCCCGACCTATCGTAAATCAAGCTGGTCCTCCCATAaatcttgatatatatatatatatatatatatatttgtcttACTGTTAATCATTATTCTTTGAAATGACATCTCTCCTAACCTTAATTTTTACACGTTACGTTACTCAACCTTTTAGAACTGTTGATTTCAGTGCTTAGGTGTTAGAGAATAGAGACATTTTCACTTCACATTCATTTTGGTAGCTCATTATAAATTGTGTCGCATTCATGAACTCTATTGCTGTCTCTGCCGTACAAatcaaaattctttaaaaaataaaaatgagtcCAATAAGGTATCtgaataaaatatgattattataCTAAAATGTTATAATTCAATTATTGTTAACACCCTATTGATTAAACTTGTCATACGTAAGCGAGATTTATCCCGTACACATTGCTAGTGGTTGAGAATTTTTTgccattcaaaaaataaaaatcacttaTATTTTAGAgtatatttgatatttatatatgccttttcctcttttatttataaaatatgaaaacttattttaataattataaattttttttttcaaatgtgtTTTAAAACATATGCCAATATGTTTTATTGACAATTGAGAATTGagaaataaaagtaaacaattttttatatttaaaaaaagaataataatatagaatagTAAATGATTTTACATTTTGCCATTTACCACATTTGCCCATATTCGGAGCGAGAGCATGATAAACTcataaatttaaagttaaaacttaTAGTTGAATGTAGCAATCCTTATCcaaaatatattagttaatattaccttttaaaatcaaattatagaaaatttatAGCACATATAACATTTAGGGGTATTTCTTATCTTTTTGGATGGGGCGCAAATCATACATGAGAGATTAACTATATTAAGAAGATCTTAtgtaaattgttaaatttattactccgtattttttaatataaaaattatgattcACCCACTCGAACACCTTTCTAGACCACATTGTACACATGTTGTGGACTTATCTCCTTGTCACTATgatgttactccgtatttgtttgTTGGCACGACCAAACTCCTATCTACATGTCAATGACACATCACCTGCAGAATATCTCTCATATATCAGATCTAATCTAATCCCTTCAACAACTCTTGACTCcaagaaagaaaaacatttgATCGAACGACACGTCGACCTTTCCGGGCATACCCATGACCTGTCATCTACGCGgaagataaaaatgtaaaaaagtaAAACTCATCAGTCAAAATCCCGAAATCTACGGTT of Ipomoea triloba cultivar NCNSP0323 chromosome 3, ASM357664v1 contains these proteins:
- the LOC116013987 gene encoding SEC14-like protein 5 encodes the protein MDGEMGDDSAESHSHPTQMSNARILSSKNKLPRSYLVATASEHFTAKALNCITSVKKCVRSSGAVGNVVEFLITTAALEIVRRFSRSKCPLIWQGLQALQVICYPPFKWLQRWFPFKPLAKEMRKISGPMLCLSIATVFSDDSSPEEDPSYNSNVSQTPESQGPDACQSERWLLDLHNKLRMEDITLPERLNDDEIRRFYASTKGDFQRTLSLVKKTVQWRQSYTFLSPQQLQAWSHLVFWHGYDLKKRPCLIIRLGLACSNLRASERDFFAKVIVSQIEHGVVSFIDDEHPQIVVLMDCEGLSPFGFPVQMMRSCATLLQDHYPNCLGLLIVVRIPHVAQVVMQTLFQVLRPSTRQKVMILGRNYQDYLSNNLESVPSFLGGNCSCSKCSSHSNTIEEEMPLAPSTAHQTNDNTPEIHHYSLSIMNPTKKPLVKIIVIGVVMVWILFAIILGTHYSEWVPPLYWRSHS
- the LOC116013806 gene encoding CASP-like protein 4C1, whose protein sequence is MRSPQPMLLNIGLNTPSPRPRIQSPFQSTVHVQKLRRVNVLILILRFLAFCFSLAAAIFMFTNFRDSGSKWQHYDAFRFVAFANAIVAVYSLLQVGASVWEVSRGTTVFTEIVQVWFDFCLDQVFAYLLLSIDAAGAAFARTMKDAGTCAADNAFCVQSYISIALGFAGFVFLGSSSLLSGFRVVCFVINGSRFRL
- the LOC116011821 gene encoding ubiquitin-conjugating enzyme E2 7, translating into MASSSLSQAILLLQKQLKDLCKNPVDGFSAGLVDENNLFEWSVTIIGPPDTLYEGGFFNAIMSFPQNYPNSPPTVRFTSEIWHPNVYSDGKVCISILHPPGDDPNGYELASERWSPVHTVESIVLSIISMLSSPNDESPANVEAAKEWRENRDEFRKKVSRCVRRSQEMM